The following proteins are co-located in the Desmospora profundinema genome:
- a CDS encoding DUF58 domain-containing protein produces MKRFQGVLVLTLLTAAAYAFARFQGGHVPWFLFYASLVITGYVWFVQQFTLSGAEITRTLSANQITQGEQLRILVSYRLRKPSPLSWLIIRHYGEAAAFLEEDRQVDFPGWKRQGRGEVVTYRLPRGRHRFDGVEVSSGDLFGFVEKKRILDKREEVLVFPRIHPIRFWSAIHERKAGRSLSTPRISEDVTAVVGVRDYTNRDRLSRIHWKASARGQGLKVKEFEQQVTHDLLFVLDCCMEEGSPDPDQSVRFERAVSLTASLIHHAMERRLIAGLLTNGHTPCSLPMGRGQEHLLRLLRHLAEVRADGSFPLDEVVAQQVSRLSRGAKVVLISTRLGEDARKAVAHLSHFRMQVEYCWINTEEPPTTAETACYTQLRQWGVHCVPVPHDGFNEIFRGGGSHGGKHMANQ; encoded by the coding sequence TTGAAGCGATTTCAGGGGGTCCTCGTCCTTACCCTGTTAACGGCAGCCGCCTATGCTTTTGCCCGTTTTCAAGGAGGGCATGTGCCTTGGTTCCTTTTTTACGCATCCCTGGTGATCACCGGTTATGTGTGGTTCGTCCAGCAGTTTACCCTGTCTGGTGCGGAAATCACCCGTACCCTGTCCGCCAATCAAATCACGCAGGGGGAGCAATTGCGAATCCTGGTTTCTTACCGGTTGCGTAAGCCGTCTCCTCTTTCCTGGCTGATCATCCGTCACTATGGGGAAGCAGCCGCTTTTCTGGAAGAAGACAGACAGGTGGACTTTCCAGGCTGGAAACGACAAGGACGGGGGGAGGTGGTGACATACCGCCTGCCCCGGGGGCGGCATCGTTTTGACGGAGTGGAAGTCTCATCGGGGGATCTGTTCGGGTTTGTGGAAAAGAAGCGGATCCTGGACAAACGGGAAGAAGTGTTGGTCTTTCCGCGGATTCATCCCATCCGGTTCTGGTCGGCGATCCATGAGCGCAAGGCCGGCCGGTCCTTATCCACTCCCCGGATCAGCGAGGATGTGACCGCTGTCGTAGGTGTACGCGATTATACCAACCGGGACCGTCTCAGCCGCATCCATTGGAAAGCGTCCGCCCGTGGTCAGGGACTAAAAGTGAAGGAGTTTGAACAGCAGGTTACTCACGATTTGCTGTTTGTATTGGACTGTTGTATGGAAGAGGGGAGCCCCGATCCTGATCAATCTGTCCGGTTTGAGCGTGCTGTCAGCCTGACCGCATCCCTGATCCACCACGCCATGGAGCGGCGTCTCATCGCCGGGTTGCTCACCAATGGGCATACGCCCTGCAGTTTACCGATGGGACGGGGACAGGAGCATCTGTTGCGATTACTTCGTCATTTGGCTGAAGTGCGGGCGGATGGGTCTTTCCCACTGGACGAAGTGGTGGCCCAGCAAGTTTCCCGTCTCTCCAGAGGAGCAAAAGTTGTCTTAATAAGTACCCGTCTAGGTGAAGATGCACGCAAAGCCGTGGCCCACCTTTCTCATTTCCGCATGCAAGTGGAGTATTGCTGGATCAACACGGAGGAACCTCCGACGACGGCGGAAACAGCCTGTTACACACAATTGCGCCAATGGGGTGTTCATTGTGTTCCGGTGCCTCATGACGGCTTTAACGAGATTTTCAGGGGAGGTGGCTCCCATGGCGGAAAACATATGGCAAACCAGTAA